The Arachis hypogaea cultivar Tifrunner chromosome 19, arahy.Tifrunner.gnm2.J5K5, whole genome shotgun sequence genome has a window encoding:
- the LOC112775487 gene encoding NADPH-dependent pterin aldehyde reductase, translating to MDAIGSRTVLITGVSRGLGRALALELANRGHNIIGCSRAQDALNSLHSQLSSSNPNHNHLFLNADVRLNSSVEELAQTVMEKTGVPDIIVNNAGTINKNNKIWEVPPEEFDSVLDTNVKGTANVLRHFVPLMIAAKKQGIIVNISSGWGRSGAALVAPYCASKWAIEGLSRSVAKELPEGMAIVALNPGVINTDMLASCFGTSAALYQAPEAWALKAATMILNLTSADNGASLTV from the exons ATGGATGCAATTGGAAGTCGAACAGTGCTGATAACAGGGGTCAGCAGAGGGCTGGGAAGAGCGCTGGCCCTTGAGTTGGCCAACAGAGGCCACAACATAATTGGCTGTTCCCGCGCCCAAGATGCCCTCAACTCCCTCCACTCCCAACTCTCTTCTTCCAATCCCAATCACAATCACTTGTTCCTTAATGCCGACGTG AGGTTGAATAGCAGTGTTGAAGAGTTGGCGCAAACTGTGATGGAGAAGACGGGTGTTCCTGATATCATAGTGAACAATGCAGGAAcaataaacaagaataacaagATCTGGGAGGTGCCGCCAGAAGAGTTTGATAGTGTCCTAGACACAAATGTCAAAGGTACTGCCAATGTGCTTCGCCACTTTGTCCCTCTCATGATTGCTGCAAAGAAGCAGGGCATAATCGTCAATATATCATCTGGCTGGGGCAGATCTGGAGCTGCATTGGTTGCACCTTACTGTGCGTCAAAATGGGCCATTGAAGGTCTGAGCAGGTCTGTGGCTAAGGAGTTGCCAGAAGGAATGGCCATTGTTGCACTTAATCCAGGTGTGATCAACACTGACATGCTTGCCTCCTGCTTTGGTACTTCTGCAGCTCTCTATCAAGCACCTGAAGCTTG GGCTCTCAAGGCAGCAACCATGATACTAAATCTCACATCAGCAGACAATGGAGCATCTCTAACTGTCTGA